One part of the Dysidea avara chromosome 10, odDysAvar1.4, whole genome shotgun sequence genome encodes these proteins:
- the LOC136269292 gene encoding uncharacterized protein, with translation MATTKYLSMKDDESTCTLPSNSHCKLKGAPSVLYLVDNIPSGTSKPRLVAHFQKKKRHNGGEVVEEECKFLGPKSDSALLMFENASEVSQVEAVEHLIDDQPLKLYPLVTETVTIEIKGSSFVQTLIFSKAMQNIIQAEDLQLTANDSRYLLTGNWLSIQIFRDRFKKSMVDELSKHFNTEVLTDPRQNEEAAISYPESARTVPNNSNGGISTVVSNLSPDESATSQLDRSSEVATDQPGLRENVSEDLVGSISAKEYNLNPDILALMEKTGAYQHSAVSYDQQTMTINIECDDATEKEKIKEELFTAYRELMMGGKLKEHSVSFGIIRYHSVSFGDKRSLVLNSNQ, from the exons ATGGCTACAACGAAGTACCTCAGTATGAAGGATGATGAATCCACGTGCACCCTACCAAGTAATAGCCACTGTAAATTAAAGGGAGCTCCCTCTGTCCTATACCTCGTTGATAATATTCCGAGCGGCACGAGCAAACCAAGACTCGTGGCACACTTTCAGAAAAAGAAGAGGCACAACGGTGGTGAGGTGGTGGAAGAAGAATGCAAATTTCTAGGACCTAAGTCTGATTCAGCTTTATTGATGTTCGAAAATGCATCCG AAGTGTCACAAGTTGAAGCAGTTGAACACTTAATTGATGACCAACCACTAAAACTTTATCCACTA GTAACAGAAACAGTTACTATAGAGATTAAAGGTTCTTCATTTGTTCAAACTCTGATATTTTCAAAGGCCATGCAAAACATAATTCAAGCCGAAGACCTTCAGTTAACAGCCAATGACTCCAGATATTTGTTAACAGGAAACTGGTTGAGCATTCAAATATTTCGTGATCGCTTTAAAAAGTCAATGGTAGATGAACTATCTAAGCATTTCAACACTGAGGTTCTTACTGACCCTCGTCAAAATGAAGAAGCAGCCATTAGCTATCCAGAATCAGCAAGAACTGTCCCTAATAATTCCAATGGTGGCATTTCTACTGTTGTATCAAACCTTAGCCCTGATGAGTCAGCCACCAGCCAACTTGATCGTAGCAGTGAAGTTGCCACTGACCAGCCAGGATTGAGAGAAAATGTGTCAGAAGATTTGGTAGGTAGCATTTCTGCTAAAGAATATAACCTCAATCCTGACATCCTTGCTTTAATGGAGAAGACAGGAGCCTACCAACACTCAGCAGTGTCTTATGATCAACAGACAATGACCATCAACATTGAATGTGACGACGCTACAGAGAAGGAGAAGATAAAAGAGGAACTATTTACTGCTTACCGTGAGCTGATGATGGGTGGTAAACTAAAGGAACATTCGGTATCATTCGGTATCATTCGGTATCATTCGGTATCATTCGGTGACAAGAGATCATTGGTTCTTAACAGCAACCAATGA
- the LOC136269291 gene encoding uncharacterized protein isoform X2 produces MSSGTIIPVIGDEVEGRPSESSTNVVEKKDCTVTGQDVVAELVPHRDPIDVASDVMDIVLVRGLSASHSQSVLKLYFTNKRKCGGGDVTNVILNGTQAYISFADSNGLDNVMTKIFSIPLDDNVHIQARRPVVLANNVFENTTTQRCTENRWLERCAANSNNSETDCYRERETFDKEKSVVHSEIDDSIESLPNKTCFPLGEDVDHVTQRKTSPGLSVLASSSEVEPKQEFFTMKVSKPLINCVKKNQKRIQEMLTPLCADISIDMELEQLTVNHCPGLEGWKATCQSAIESYMTSLVSETVSFSSELKTAVLSLIVNCTESHPQADIKFDEENLSVVISGEKLMVDDLKDQLCKLQNVNTDSKGSKVLPFLKSKLNMFHFKSKSRNCSISVSEKVKDEEDFVFVDDYVMSCTTVDISNDIVQFLSTTRGNSLLQSYLKSFETVTFDHSGQLVILCSSKDDGVNAAKKIKEQVVSVCVPFNLPKMLLPLFKSKEWITLRSSLEETHSASIILSSDRLTVIGDKRSLVAVKNQ; encoded by the exons ATGAGTTCAGGCACGATCATACCGGTAATTGGAGACGAAGTAGAAGGAAGACCCTCAGAAA GTTCTACCAATGTTGTAGAGAAGAAAGATTGTACAGTAACAGGACAGGATGTGGTGGCAGAGCTAGTTCCACACAGAGACCCAATAGATGTTGCTAGTGATGTTATGGATATTGTACTGGTTAGAGGATTGTCAGCTTCTCACAGTCAATCAGTTTTAAAACTTTACTTCACTAACAAGAGGAAATGTGGTGGAGGAGATGTGACAAATGTTATACTCAATGGGACACAAGCTTACATCTCATTTGCTGATTCAAATG GTCTCGACAATGTAATGACCAAAATATTCAGCATTCCATTGGATGACAATGTTCATATTCAAGCAAGACGTCCAGTAGTGTTAGCCAACAatgtttttgaaaatacaacTACACAAAGATGTACTGAGAACCGTTGGCTGGAGAGGTGTGCTGCTAACAGTAACAATTCAGAAACTGATTGTTACAGGGAAAGAGAGACTTTTGACAAGGAAAAAAGTGTTGTGCATTCAGAAATTGATGACA GTATTGAGTCACTTCCAAACAAAACTTGTTTTCCACTGGGAGAAGATGTGGATCATGTAACACAGCGTAAAACATCACCAGGTTTGTCAGTGTTGGCTTCTTCATCTGAAGTAGAACCAAAACAGGAATTTTTCACTATGAAGGTTTCCAAGCCATTGATCAATTGTGTTAAGAAAAACCAGAAAAGGATTCAAGAAATGCTTACACCTTTATGTGCAGATATTTCCATAGACATGGAGTTGGAACAACTTACAGTAAATCATTGTCCTGGTCTAGAAGGCTGGAAGGCTACTTGCCAATCAGCCATTGAGTCATATATGACAAGTTTAGTGTCAGAAACTGTTAGTTTTTCCAGTGAACTTAAAACTGCTGTACTTTCTTTAATTGTTAATTGTACAGAAAGTCACCCACAAGCTGACATTAAGTTTGATGAAGAAAACTTGAGTGTTGTGATAAGTGGAGAAAAGCTGATGGTTGATGATTTAAAAGATCAATTATGTAAATTACAAAATGTTAATACAGACTCAAAAGGTAGCAAGGTTTTACCCTTCTTGAAGTCAAAATTGAACATGTTTCATTTTAAATCAAAATCTAGGAATTGTAGCATTTCTGTTAGTGAAAAGGTGAAGGATGAGGAAGATTTTGTATTTGTAGACGATTATGTCATGTCCTGCACTACAGTTGACATCTCCAATGATATTGTTCAGTTTCTATCAACTACCAGAGGCAACAGTTTGCTTCAGAGCTATTTAAAAAGTTTTGAGACAGTGACATTTGATCATAGTGGCCAACTAGTTATTTTGTGTAGCTCAAAAGATGATGGTGTGAATGCAGCAAAGAAGATTAAAGAGCAAGTTGTATCTGTCTGTGTGCCATTCAATCTCCCTAAAATGCTTCTTCCTCTGTTTAAAAGTAAAGAATGGATTACTTTACGGTCAAGTTTGGAAGAGACACACTCTGCATCCATCATCCTTTCAAGTGACAGGCTAACAGTGATTGGTGACAAGAGATCATTGGTTGCTGTTAAGAACCAATGA
- the LOC136269291 gene encoding uncharacterized protein isoform X1 has protein sequence MSSGTIIPVIGDEVEGRPSESSTNVVEKKDCTVTGQDVVAELVPHRDPIDVASDVMDIVLVRGLSASHSQSVLKLYFTNKRKCGGGDVTNVILNGTQAYISFADSNVAARVAEKKVHKIVGGTVEVELVASTGTIESVTSDDPNSHDNSDNILILDNVPQTIQDEVLLLYIDNITELDGEDGDYTIDCNNTEVVVTFKPDNMPPGGLDNVMTKIFSIPLDDNVHIQARRPVVLANNVFENTTTQRCTENRWLERCAANSNNSETDCYRERETFDKEKSVVHSEIDDSIESLPNKTCFPLGEDVDHVTQRKTSPGLSVLASSSEVEPKQEFFTMKVSKPLINCVKKNQKRIQEMLTPLCADISIDMELEQLTVNHCPGLEGWKATCQSAIESYMTSLVSETVSFSSELKTAVLSLIVNCTESHPQADIKFDEENLSVVISGEKLMVDDLKDQLCKLQNVNTDSKGSKVLPFLKSKLNMFHFKSKSRNCSISVSEKVKDEEDFVFVDDYVMSCTTVDISNDIVQFLSTTRGNSLLQSYLKSFETVTFDHSGQLVILCSSKDDGVNAAKKIKEQVVSVCVPFNLPKMLLPLFKSKEWITLRSSLEETHSASIILSSDRLTVIGDKRSLVAVKNQ, from the exons ATGAGTTCAGGCACGATCATACCGGTAATTGGAGACGAAGTAGAAGGAAGACCCTCAGAAA GTTCTACCAATGTTGTAGAGAAGAAAGATTGTACAGTAACAGGACAGGATGTGGTGGCAGAGCTAGTTCCACACAGAGACCCAATAGATGTTGCTAGTGATGTTATGGATATTGTACTGGTTAGAGGATTGTCAGCTTCTCACAGTCAATCAGTTTTAAAACTTTACTTCACTAACAAGAGGAAATGTGGTGGAGGAGATGTGACAAATGTTATACTCAATGGGACACAAGCTTACATCTCATTTGCTGATTCAAATG TTGCTGCTAGAGTAGCAGAGAAGAAAGTTCACAAGATTGTGGGTGGTACAGTTGAAGTAGAGTTGGTAGCTTCCACTGGTACCATTGAGAGTGTTACAAGTGATGATCCTAATTCACATGACAACTCTGATAATATTCTGATATTAGACAATGTTCCTCAAACTATACAAGATGAAGTGTTACTCTTATATATTGATAATATCACTGAACTGGATGGTGAAGATGGGGACTATACTATTGATTGTAACAATACTGAAGTAGTGGTTACTTTTAAGCCTGACAACATGCCACCTGGTG GTCTCGACAATGTAATGACCAAAATATTCAGCATTCCATTGGATGACAATGTTCATATTCAAGCAAGACGTCCAGTAGTGTTAGCCAACAatgtttttgaaaatacaacTACACAAAGATGTACTGAGAACCGTTGGCTGGAGAGGTGTGCTGCTAACAGTAACAATTCAGAAACTGATTGTTACAGGGAAAGAGAGACTTTTGACAAGGAAAAAAGTGTTGTGCATTCAGAAATTGATGACA GTATTGAGTCACTTCCAAACAAAACTTGTTTTCCACTGGGAGAAGATGTGGATCATGTAACACAGCGTAAAACATCACCAGGTTTGTCAGTGTTGGCTTCTTCATCTGAAGTAGAACCAAAACAGGAATTTTTCACTATGAAGGTTTCCAAGCCATTGATCAATTGTGTTAAGAAAAACCAGAAAAGGATTCAAGAAATGCTTACACCTTTATGTGCAGATATTTCCATAGACATGGAGTTGGAACAACTTACAGTAAATCATTGTCCTGGTCTAGAAGGCTGGAAGGCTACTTGCCAATCAGCCATTGAGTCATATATGACAAGTTTAGTGTCAGAAACTGTTAGTTTTTCCAGTGAACTTAAAACTGCTGTACTTTCTTTAATTGTTAATTGTACAGAAAGTCACCCACAAGCTGACATTAAGTTTGATGAAGAAAACTTGAGTGTTGTGATAAGTGGAGAAAAGCTGATGGTTGATGATTTAAAAGATCAATTATGTAAATTACAAAATGTTAATACAGACTCAAAAGGTAGCAAGGTTTTACCCTTCTTGAAGTCAAAATTGAACATGTTTCATTTTAAATCAAAATCTAGGAATTGTAGCATTTCTGTTAGTGAAAAGGTGAAGGATGAGGAAGATTTTGTATTTGTAGACGATTATGTCATGTCCTGCACTACAGTTGACATCTCCAATGATATTGTTCAGTTTCTATCAACTACCAGAGGCAACAGTTTGCTTCAGAGCTATTTAAAAAGTTTTGAGACAGTGACATTTGATCATAGTGGCCAACTAGTTATTTTGTGTAGCTCAAAAGATGATGGTGTGAATGCAGCAAAGAAGATTAAAGAGCAAGTTGTATCTGTCTGTGTGCCATTCAATCTCCCTAAAATGCTTCTTCCTCTGTTTAAAAGTAAAGAATGGATTACTTTACGGTCAAGTTTGGAAGAGACACACTCTGCATCCATCATCCTTTCAAGTGACAGGCTAACAGTGATTGGTGACAAGAGATCATTGGTTGCTGTTAAGAACCAATGA